One Bacteroidota bacterium genomic region harbors:
- a CDS encoding gliding motility-associated C-terminal domain-containing protein, which produces MNKLIRLFFGLLIFLTSAGFLSAQQGGEWTWMHGNQPANALANYGVQGVPSPTNTPGFRYESLRWVDLQGNLWLHGGQSNDPQGGGGSFSDMWMYDISLGMWVWMNGPMWSSTSFGTYIQKGVFSPNYYPASAGFGNTEFTDADGNFWLLEGNGSPNLWKYDVSINQWAWMHGPGFPLLPYGSPGTQNVFAPTNMPGSFTEHHSGWGDTLGNLWLFGGNYITVPGCSDLVWTYDTQLNQWKWVSGNPAQLSGLPVYGIQNVPSPLNTPGPRNVYISWKSSADELYIYGHGGFCGADFLDLWKYNIGTGEWTWVSGIQGPQFTLPNQQTSGICVPSATDFPVRSLESHLNANKLNCDLFYTYGGEANLITTHLTLYRYNAATNKWTLLFEDLTGQRVYGTYQVPGPNVMPGEHWGGVAWVDNNGNYWVYGGMYNGSNELWRFIPTIPQADFTCDTAVCLGDTVHFALSLTGLCGLTGSLHWDFGDPSVTTDTSSAAAIGWVYAQPGTYTATLIAFDSTRCDIWGDTHQVVITVYPQPVVDLGSDTVLCPPQQNYLLDAGNPGFTYSWSTGATTQTISPGSSGVYSVTVSAASCSASDTVQLTFTAAPVFTDTSICAGQSITLNAGVPGQYIWSTGDTTAAITVTASGIYSVTVIHPPCTLMSSMQLIVNPLPVVNLGADTILCPGSTLLLDAQNSGAVWNWNTGANTQTLLVNSGGIYGVTVISQPGNCFSSDSINLQVAGQLSLGPDVSLCGQLNGIVLQADSNATFYLWNTGDTSRTITVTQPGQYWVTTVSGSCTQTDTITVAGNLGEAIVFVPNTFTPNGDGLNDWFAPVGDGITEFHLMVFNRWGELIFETRNPMGWDGKYANKLAENEVYVYRLSYKSSCTGNAVQMRLGHVLLMR; this is translated from the coding sequence ATGAACAAGCTAATCAGGTTGTTTTTCGGGCTGTTGATTTTTCTTACTTCTGCCGGATTTCTTTCTGCTCAGCAAGGGGGTGAATGGACGTGGATGCATGGGAATCAGCCGGCCAATGCGTTGGCAAATTACGGAGTACAGGGAGTGCCATCGCCTACAAATACTCCCGGTTTCAGGTACGAATCATTGCGCTGGGTTGATTTACAAGGCAATCTTTGGCTGCATGGCGGTCAGAGCAATGATCCTCAGGGCGGTGGTGGATCATTTTCAGACATGTGGATGTATGATATTTCGCTGGGCATGTGGGTGTGGATGAATGGGCCGATGTGGTCTTCAACTTCGTTCGGAACATATATTCAGAAAGGCGTTTTTTCGCCAAATTATTATCCGGCATCTGCCGGATTTGGAAACACGGAATTTACAGATGCCGATGGAAATTTCTGGCTGCTTGAAGGAAATGGAAGCCCCAACTTGTGGAAGTATGATGTAAGTATCAATCAATGGGCATGGATGCATGGCCCAGGTTTTCCACTCTTGCCTTATGGCAGTCCGGGTACACAAAATGTTTTTGCGCCTACCAATATGCCCGGCAGTTTTACCGAGCATCACAGCGGATGGGGCGATACATTGGGAAATCTTTGGCTCTTCGGAGGTAATTATATCACTGTTCCGGGATGTTCTGATCTTGTGTGGACGTATGACACACAGCTTAATCAGTGGAAATGGGTAAGTGGTAACCCGGCTCAGCTCTCCGGGTTACCTGTGTATGGGATTCAGAATGTACCATCGCCATTAAATACCCCCGGGCCGCGTAATGTATATATATCTTGGAAGTCATCTGCAGATGAGTTATACATATACGGACACGGCGGTTTTTGCGGAGCTGATTTTCTTGATTTATGGAAATACAATATTGGAACGGGCGAGTGGACCTGGGTTTCGGGAATTCAGGGGCCGCAGTTTACTTTGCCCAATCAGCAAACAAGTGGCATCTGTGTCCCCTCAGCTACCGATTTTCCGGTGCGTAGTCTTGAGTCGCATCTGAATGCCAATAAACTCAATTGTGATTTGTTTTATACCTATGGCGGTGAAGCCAATTTGATAACCACACACCTCACACTGTACCGGTATAATGCAGCTACCAATAAGTGGACATTACTTTTTGAGGATCTTACCGGACAGCGGGTTTATGGTACTTATCAGGTACCTGGGCCGAATGTAATGCCGGGCGAACATTGGGGCGGCGTGGCGTGGGTAGATAACAACGGGAATTACTGGGTATATGGAGGAATGTATAATGGAAGTAATGAGTTATGGCGATTCATTCCCACAATTCCTCAGGCCGATTTTACGTGCGACACTGCAGTTTGCCTTGGCGATACCGTGCATTTTGCACTTTCCTTAACCGGTTTGTGTGGTTTAACCGGTAGTTTGCATTGGGATTTTGGCGATCCATCCGTTACTACTGATACCTCCTCAGCAGCAGCTATCGGGTGGGTGTATGCGCAACCCGGAACATACACCGCAACGTTGATTGCATTTGATTCAACACGCTGCGATATTTGGGGCGATACGCATCAGGTTGTAATTACGGTGTACCCGCAGCCTGTAGTTGATTTGGGAAGTGATACCGTACTTTGTCCGCCACAGCAAAATTATTTGCTCGATGCCGGCAATCCCGGTTTTACTTACAGCTGGAGTACTGGTGCCACTACGCAAACCATTTCGCCGGGCAGCAGTGGTGTGTACAGCGTTACTGTATCAGCGGCATCTTGTTCGGCCAGCGATACGGTGCAGCTCACATTTACTGCCGCACCAGTGTTTACGGATACCAGTATTTGTGCGGGGCAAAGTATTACACTTAATGCAGGCGTACCCGGTCAGTATATCTGGAGTACGGGAGATACTACTGCAGCAATTACGGTAACTGCATCCGGAATTTATTCTGTTACAGTCATACATCCGCCCTGTACGCTCATGAGCAGTATGCAGCTTATTGTTAATCCGTTGCCCGTTGTAAACCTGGGGGCGGATACGATACTGTGTCCTGGCAGCACCTTGCTGCTTGATGCGCAGAATTCCGGTGCTGTGTGGAACTGGAATACCGGCGCCAACACGCAAACGTTACTGGTAAACAGCGGTGGAATTTATGGGGTAACTGTAATCTCCCAACCCGGAAACTGTTTCAGCAGCGACAGTATCAACTTACAAGTAGCAGGGCAATTAAGCTTAGGACCAGATGTATCACTTTGCGGACAGCTTAACGGGATAGTCCTTCAGGCAGATAGTAATGCCACATTCTATTTATGGAATACAGGCGACACATCCCGCACAATTACGGTTACGCAGCCCGGACAGTATTGGGTAACTACAGTTAGTGGTTCCTGTACGCAAACAGATACTATTACGGTTGCCGGTAACCTTGGCGAAGCTATTGTGTTTGTGCCAAACACTTTTACACCCAACGGCGACGGGCTGAATGATTGGTTTGCGCCAGTGGGCGACGGTATCACCGAATTTCATTTAATGGTATTCAACCGCTGGGGTGAACTCATTTTTGAAACAAGGAATCCGATGGGATGGGATGGAAAATATGCCAATAAGCTGGCCGAAAACGAGGTTTACGTGTACCGGCTTTCTTATAAAAGCAGCTGTACCGGAAATGCCGTACAGATGAGGCTTGGGCATGTATTGCTAATGCGGTAA
- a CDS encoding TIGR02757 family protein: protein MFDPSDTELRYLLETSVQRFNTFTFIETDPVSIPHLFTARADIEIAGFLAATIAWGQRPVILRNALQLMQRMDMAPAQFVLHADARELKHLNGFVHRTFNGEDARTLVLGLRHLYKKHGGPEAVFANALRQGNMAQAISTFRAALLEKPHPARSRKHVADPAAGSSAKRINMWLRWMVRSDKAGVDFGLWKNLSPALLHCPLDLHSGNVARKLGLLQRTQNDWKAVEELTANLRLLDAKDPVKYDFALFGLGVFDGVK, encoded by the coding sequence ATGTTCGATCCATCCGATACAGAACTTCGGTACTTACTCGAAACGAGTGTGCAGCGTTTCAATACGTTTACATTTATCGAAACCGATCCGGTGAGCATTCCGCATTTGTTTACAGCGCGGGCTGATATTGAAATTGCCGGTTTTCTTGCTGCCACCATTGCCTGGGGCCAGCGGCCGGTTATTTTGCGCAATGCGCTGCAACTCATGCAACGCATGGACATGGCGCCCGCACAATTTGTGCTGCACGCCGATGCGCGCGAGCTGAAACACCTCAATGGCTTTGTACACCGCACATTTAACGGCGAAGATGCGCGCACACTGGTACTGGGTTTGCGGCATCTTTACAAAAAGCACGGCGGGCCGGAAGCGGTGTTTGCAAATGCACTCCGGCAGGGCAACATGGCGCAGGCCATAAGTACATTCCGCGCCGCGTTGCTCGAAAAACCGCATCCTGCACGCAGCCGCAAACACGTAGCCGATCCGGCTGCAGGATCCTCGGCCAAACGTATTAATATGTGGCTGCGCTGGATGGTACGCAGCGATAAAGCCGGCGTTGATTTCGGCCTCTGGAAAAACCTATCGCCCGCCCTGCTCCACTGCCCGCTCGATTTGCATTCGGGCAATGTGGCACGCAAACTCGGCCTGCTGCAACGCACTCAAAACGACTGGAAAGCCGTAGAAGAACTCACCGCCAACCTGCGCCTGCTTGATGCCAAAGATCCCGTGAAATATGACTTTGCACTTTTCGGCTTGGGGGTGTTTGATGGCGTGAAGTAA